CCCCTGGTGTGGGGAGGCGCAAAAGGAAGGTGAGTGCATGGTAAGTATGTGTGGACAGCTACTGCTTATACGTAGGTGAGTTCCCAGTTCGGCTGTCTCCACAGCTCAGAcggagccccccccccctgtgcttACCCTCATTCTGCGTCGACTTGGAGATCTGCAGGGGGTTCTCTCCCGTTTTGGGCTCCCCCGTGAAGTAAAAATTGGTGCCCCAGAAATTTCTTCGCAGGCATTTGCTGAGTGTGGCGGCGCGTAGGGACCGTGAGTTCCTGAGGCGTcgagggggagcaaaaaggaggcactaCATGAGAGAGGTGCTGAGGGGCAGAGTATGGATGGTAGACGGTAGGTGCGCACACTGGAGTGTTTCCTTTTGGGGTGTTCCCTTCCGCCTCCCGTCCGCCCCTTTCTGGGCCTACCTGGCGAACTCGATGAACCGGCCGATGTGCTCGAAGTGAGAAAACTTCACCCCCTTGTTCAGCCGCACCTGCAAGCGGCTGCCGATCCGCAGGTGGCAGTGGCCCCACCACAGCCGGGTGCTGCGGTTGTAGAAGGACTTCcctgaggggggagaaaaaaaaaaaaaaaaaaaaaaaaaaaaaaaaaggtgtaactTGGAACATGCGATTGTTAGCCTTTGCGCCGGTAAGACCACCTAcgggggggcggcaaaaaAGACGTTTCGAACACCAGCCCCCTCACCGCTGGGCTTAGCTTAGCGTAGCCGGTGTGACCTACCCATTCGTCGCTGTGGTGTGGCGGCTCGAGTTGCGTGGAAGTAGTTACGACGGAGCGGTTGCGTGGGAGTAGTTACGATGGAGCGCTTCCCAAACGTGGCCCCTTTAAACGGGGAAGGTCGACTCGAGGCCAGTTAGCGGTCGGTTAGGGGCCAACCGACTCCTAAACGGGATCCACTTGTGGAGGGCACACTTCCCTCCGGTGGAGAGCAAACCTTATCATCGAGAAGTTTCGCCAAATGCAGGGCAATTCCGTTCGCCACTTATTATGTACACCCATCCGGGGAAGgagccaaaaaaggagagcgtCAAACGGAGCGGCGTGAAAAGGTAACAAACCGTGTGCTGCAtttaggcaaaaaaaaaaaaaaaaaaaaaaaaaaattactgtCCCAGGTTCATTTTCCACACTGCTATATACCCACCTGCGTTTCTCTCCCCGATGTGAACCTATCGCCAAGCGGACTGCCCCAATCGCTCGTGTTGCTTTTAAGCGGTAGGCCGCAGGATCGTcaatgggggggggggggacgcACACTTGGGCGAAGCGAACGTGCAAGAACGAGCGGTTAACTTGCGAAGCGAACGTGCAAAAAGGCGAGGTCAACCTGCGAAGCGATCGTGCGTTTATACATGTAGGCACATCTGCTCATGCGAACCCCCCGCTGATGAGCAGACGCTccaagaagaagcaaagcaggtgaaataaaaaaaaaaaaatgctcaagCATATATACCTTCGAATAATGAGCACCAAGAAAACGTTGCGGAGTAAGCGGCCCAGTGAGTGCGGGGGGACGTGGAATGCTGAAAAGGGGGTCAAGCGGGAGGTCGCTCCCGGGCTGGTAACTCCGCGTGGTGGACAGGTCAGGCAGCATATGAGGCAGCAGATGAGGCAGCAGATGAAGCAGCAGATGAAGCAGCAGATGAAGCAGCTGACGGGGAACCAAACGGATGGCCACTTAGCAAACCGCGCGGCTGACCGCTCGGCTGACCACGAGTCCgatggagggggggaagagccccCCTGCGGAACGGACGCGCACTCCTGCGACCGCTTGCAGGGGGGTATCCCCCATGTGCAGGCTTGCGCGCCCCCGACCGAACTGACGCGCGTTCTGGCGTACGCGAGCAGCCAGGTGATCAAGAGCCTGCACCTGCGGCAGCACTACATCAACAGTAAGGACTACTTCATGTCCCTCTCGCTGATATGCAACCAGCTGGCGGCACACCGATTTGAGGACCGTTCCTTTTGGAACACCCTGGGGGAAAGGCTAACCACATTGTTACGCTTTGAGGATGTGCAGAAGACCATGTCCGTGCGATGGCTAGCCTTAATCTTAAACTCTTTCGCAAGGGTATACGTACTGAATGAGCCTTTCCTGAGAGAGGCCTCCAAATATTTTAGAAATTGCAAAGAAGAAACTTTACACACATTTGACATTTCGCAAATAGCTAACTGTTTTGCGAAACTCAATTACGGGGATGCTACGCTGTTCAGGCATATGGAGCAGCAGATCTGCGAAAGGATAGACGAACTGAGTTGCCAGTCGATTAGCAACATATGCAATGCGTATAGTAAACTGAGTCTGGGGAGCACGACTTTATATGACCATTTGATCAAAGCGGTGAcgaaaaatttgcaaaaatttaacgAACAAGAAATCGCCAACATACTAAATGCGTACGCAAAAgtgggcgaaaaaaaacattcccatttgtttgttaattttttacctcatatttgcgaaaaaattgaCCTCTTCAAGCCAGTCGAAATGGTGATGATCGCTAATGCGCTCTCCAAGTGTAGGCTATTCAGtaaaacctttttttccctcctggGGAACTACATTTGGAGGAATGCAGACCGGTTGGAACCATCCGAGTGGGCCATACTTGCCAACGTATACGCGAGCTTCAACCTCAgagatttaaaatttttttatctcatcAGAAAAAAGGTGAGCGATAGGGAACATTTGCTGCAGCATGGAAATGTAGCCATGCTGCTGCACGCCTTTGGGAAATTACATATACGCGATGAGGCATTCGTTATAAATTTagttaaaaggaaaaaacacattATAGGTTCGCTGGACAGCCGCAACTTGACCCTGTTTTACGTTTCGCTCATCAAATTAAATTTGAGCATTCCGATGGAGATTTTCGCCAACTTGAAGCTAAACATTTCGAGCAAGCTGCACACCTTTACCGATTTGGCCTTGGTGTCCATATGCTACTCGTCCATGTTCCTCTCCTACTTTGACATGAAGCTGGTCAGCTCCATCCTGCTTCTTCTAAATGAGAGGAGAGCAAATAGCAAATCGTTTGCACACCAAATGCATGTCACTTTGTTTGTGCTACACTCTGTATACGACTTTGGGGAGTTTTCTCCAAAATTTCTTCTCTGCTTGCATCAGCTTTTGAGTAGGGCATACCAGCACATTGCGCAGCCCAACTATTACGACATTAACAAGTCAGCTATTCAGAAGAgaatttctcctttttttcccaaaagtTGCCTGAACGTTCAGGCGGAAGTGCCCGTTGGCCCCTTCGTCGTGGATTTCCTCCTGACCAGGCGGCGGCCGGCGGCGCGCGCCGCGTTGTGATGCGATGTGTTGTTTTGCATTgcgttgcttttttttgtacatgttTGTGCAGGTAGCCATTTtggtgtgcacattttttttttcaccagtTCGTCCAGGTAGCCATTTTGgcgtgcacacattttttttttttttttttgatttgtTCATGcaggtagccattttgttattcacaaatgggtattttattatttttttattttatttcttttttttgttcatgcgggtagccattttgctatCCACAAATGGGCCGTGCCCCCTTCGCACGCACGTCCGCAACACGTGCCTAATTTGACCCACGTCTCTTCTGTACGTGTGCATTTTTGGTTCTCTAGCGCGGTTTCAACTGGGGCAACACCACCAATGGGGCAACACCACCAATGGGGCAACACCACCAATGGGGCAACACCACCAATGGAGCAGCACCGCCAAAGGGGCCACTGCCGCTAAACCGGGAGCGACTTCACAAACTCGTGGATCGCCTGGCGCTGGGCCTCCCGCTGGCGCGCGAGCTCCGCGACGAGGGCGGGGTCGCGCACCTCCTGCCGCGTTTCGGGGTGCACCACCCGGAGCTTCCCCTCGCCGAGTAACTTCTTAATTTGGTTGGCGTCCAGCTTGACCAAGTCAGGAACGGCTCCTTCCTCATGGGAGAGGGAAATGTCGTCCGTTAAAAATGCCCCAACCAAATTGTCAAAGAAGGAGCACTCCTCCAGGTACTTCTCCTCAATGCGTTTAACTTCGTCGTGATACATGTCTGGTGGAACCTCCACTTTGCTTTCAAAATTCTCTCTCAGTTGCGCAACGTAGTCCACAAAGACAGGGAACATGGAATCGTCCTTGTTGTATCTTCTTAAAAAAGAGTCGGCGAAATTCTCATTTGGAAGGTTCAGCCAGTATTCCCCCCTTTCTTGTAAAACTtgggaaataatttttaaaaaggaaaaataagaatCATTTaacttcacatttttaccCTTCAAGTAGTGAACAAAGTTGGCCAGTGCGTCTAGCGGTTTGTATGGTACACTCGTTTTGTTTTCATCGCAAGGTGGGGGTAGATAGAAGAGAGAATTCACCTGGTCGTTACTCAGTTTGAagagcttccccccctcgtaGGTACTCAACAGCTGTTGTAACATCTCCTCTGTTTGCACCGGAATGAAGGggtcacacaaaaaaatgtaattccCCATAAGGCGAGAAAGAACTAAATTTTGATAGTCCCTAAAATGTTGGAGGAGCTTCAAGTGGTACTCCTCTCCTTTGTGTTCATAATCTGATGGCTGCAGTTCCAGAGGTACTTCCCTCTTTGCTGTGACCAGTTGgtaatttttcctcctcctctgggCTACCTCCAAATATTGGAAACGCAAATCTTCAATGTGTGTTTTCCATTTCcacctgaacagttcagggAAAAACTTATAACTTAATCCTGtccttaataaaaaataaatcatatttTCGAGGAAAATTCTCCTATTGATGTCGTAGTATTCCCATGAGGGGAGGTTAATCATGTAGTCATACAGGATGGGGGTATCACTTctttcattaaattttgttgttttttttttccactcatttttttctacacttttgttttcctcatCTTCCGGCGTTAATGTCTTGCTGTTCAGGTTGTATGTGGCGTGTTTTTCTACAAATGCTTGCCAGTACAGGTCGCTGTCAATCCATTCGTTGTTATCCAGGGTGCTCACTGGTGGGTTATGGAAGTTGATCCACAAGGTTTTCGCTCCGTCTATGAGGAGCTTGGCCGACGCCTTTTCCGCCTCCTTGCAGTTTTTTAGGGCCTCCTCGAACAGCTCGTCCTCtttgctcttcttcttctccttcggcTCTTTGCCCTCGCTCTGCTCCAGCTCGTCCAGGGCGTTCATTTGGTGGTCGTAGAAGTTCTTCATGCtgcgttggggggggggcgaaTTTGTGTAGCTTCTCCGCGGTGCGACATGTGAGCGGTGGGACTGCTCCCTCCAAGCCGCTTACCACAGCAGGGCCTCCTTGTTGCTGATCTTCTCGGCCCAGGCGCCCCAGTCGACTCGCCGAAACTCCTCGCGCTCCTGCTTCTGCACCAGCACCTCTGCCTCGGAGAGCTTGGCGTTCAGCTCCCTCCAGTGGGCCATGTCACTTTCCTTCGTTATGTAGGAGCTCAGGTCCTgccacttcttcttcagcgcCGCCAGCGTGCTGAAGCGGCTGCGCTGCCTGCGGAGTGGCGGCACACATAGGGTAACCACGCAGGGGAGAGGCGGCATACATAGGGTAACCACGCAGGGGAGAGGCGGCATACATAGGGTAACCACGCAGGGGAGAGGCGGCACACATAGGGTAACCACACAGGTGAGGTAGACCTCCCACTCGAAGTACCCATTTTGCTCACCctcgcaaaaaggggagcacaCTGACGCAACGCCTTGGCGCCCCACCTACCTGCTAATAACTTTCAGGGGAGTCATCTTGCCGTGCGGGTGTAACTTTCATCAAATTTTTGAGCCTTTGTCACGCAGCAAGGCACAATTTGGCTGctccttcgggggggggaggtaccCACGGGAAGCGACTCGAACGTGGCAAGCGGCACAGCAGATCAGCATATCGCCAAATCAGCAGCGCAGCAGCGCAGTGTCGTGTCACCGGGATGGTATACCCCCTTGTGTACCAACGGAACTAACCGCATTTCTTACgtttccaaaatggggaaaaggaaagagccTTTGCTTAATGTGTTACGTTGGGATGTTCATACCtacacattttattatttttttttttactctttggaggaaaaaaggcccttttttttttttatttttttttatttttttcctgctaTTTATGCCCATGTGACGTGGCCCCAATTTCGTTTCATCCACTGTGAAGGGGAACAAAAGGAGCATAccgtgacttttttttttttttttttttttctttacctttCTTGAGTTGGCACTGCACGGGTGCCAGCATGTTGTATCTACGCCGAACTGGTCAAGCGCCGCACCGGTGTCACGAGGAAGGCACGACCATTTacaagtaatttttttacacgcaAATTTATGCGCAATTTTACACGCACTTCTGGCACACTTTTGGAGCAGCTGGTAGGACTACCGCGTGACACTTTTGTGGGCACAAGAGGAAGGAACAAAtgtatgcacaaaaaaaaaaaaaaaaaaaaaatagcccaTTCGGTTACTACGTCATGTAGGgggcaaaacggaaaagccACACAGCACGCAGATTTACACGTAACGGTTTGCGGTCTGCGGTGATGAGTGTGCGAACTCGCAAAGGTGAGAAGCGCCTCCCCAGTTAAAATAACTTCCTCCTTGCTGGAGCGTGTGTACACTATCTGCCTCGTTGGAGACCCCCGCTCGCTTACCAGTCGTGCCGAGCTTCAATGAGGCCCACGAGCTTATGGTCATTGTCAAATATAGAGTAATACTTTCTTATGAAAACGTTGCCTTTGGGGAAACAAGAAGGGGGGGCCGCGGATGAGTGGTCTGCTCCAACATAATGAGAGAGCTCCCCCTTGGTACGATGCAAAACAGGTGGGCACATTACCGAAGACAAAGATGGGCCCGCGAGGCGCGGGGACGTCCAGCGACATTATTCCGATCAcgcctgcaggggggggaggaccgGCGGTAAGCAGTAAGGAGTAAGCGGTGGTAAGCAGCGCGACAGGTGAACCAGTCATCGCGACGTCACATTTGTGTTATATCTTACACTGAACAGAATTATCCTCCTAAAAGGGGTGTGCGTACCGtaagaaagagaaaaaaaaaaaaaaaaaaggtgaaaaaaatgagcaaacgagaaagaaaaagcggGGCGATGAAGCGCGGCACGCTCTCCCCCCGAAAGACACTCCCGAACACATGTGCCATTCACCGTGCACATGACTATCCGTTGCACACTTTTTTGAAGGGGCTCTCCCAAACGGCTCACGTATACTAGCGGAGCTGTCTCTCCCCCTCGACGCTACCTCGTCAGTTTCCTCCAGGATGTAGTCATCCGGCGTAAAAGCGAACTTCACCTCCTTCCCTtcgacattttttaaaatgaaagaaatatttGGCAAGCTGCTCTTATTTGAGCAGTCCTTCCGCAGGTCCAGTTTTTCTATCAGCGGTTGCATCAGGCTGGATGGGCCGGTTAGctaaagggaaaggaaaggggaaaaaaatggaaaaaaaagaaaaaaaagaaaaaaaatatatgaaccgTTCATAACATATTTACGTAAtacggggggagaaaaaaaaaaaatatgcactgTTCATAACACATTTACGTAatacagggggggaaaaaaaaaaaatatgaacagttcataaCTTGAAAATATGTGgcgagaagaaaaaagctaGATCGCCCCATTTCGCGAGGGGAATGCCCCCCAAGTTGCTCACAAGGGATACGTACCAAACTGGACCCAGTGTCAATGGCCGCTCTACATTTCCTATTTTCGCACATATTTAAATTCTTGCCGGAGAGTTGCACGTCTATCAGGTTAATTTCCCAGAAATCtgtttgcaaaagggggacacgGGCATTCACGGTGTTCCAGTGAAGTGTGTAACGAAACGGGGTGCTCGTTAATGCGGCAAaattgcataattttttttttttttttttttttttttctcacaaaTCGATATGACGGGAAACCACTCAACTTGCCTCCCTTCGAGGGCGTATTTACTGTTGGCTCGTCCGAACGTAATGGAGCCGGGCCTGTTCAAGGGAAAGAAGTTTAC
Above is a window of Plasmodium vivax chromosome 8, whole genome shotgun sequence DNA encoding:
- a CDS encoding hypothetical protein, conserved (encoded by transcript PVX_119695A), which translates into the protein MTPLKVISRQRSRFSTLAALKKKWQDLSSYITKESDMAHWRELNAKLSEAEVLVQKQEREEFRRVDWGAWAEKISNKEALLCMKNFYDHQMNALDELEQSEGKEPKEKKKSKEDELFEEALKNCKEAEKASAKLLIDGAKTLWINFHNPPVSTLDNNEWIDSDLYWQAFVEKHATYNLNSKTLTPEDEENKSVEKNEWKKKTTKFNERSDTPILYDYMINLPSWEYYDINRRIFLENMIYFLLRTGLSYKFFPELFRWKWKTHIEDLRFQYLEVAQRRRKNYQLVTAKREVPLELQPSDYEHKGEEYHLKLLQHFRDYQNLVLSRLMGNYIFLCDPFIPVQTEEMLQQLLSTYEGGKLFKLSNDQVNSLFYLPPPCDENKTSVPYKPLDALANFVHYLKGKNVKLNDSYFSFLKIISQVLQERGEYWLNLPNENFADSFLRRYNKDDSMFPVFVDYVAQLRENFESKVEVPPDMYHDEVKRIEEKYLEECSFFDNLVGAFLTDDISLSHEEGAVPDLVKLDANQIKKLLGEGKLRVVHPETRQEVRDPALVAELARQREAQRQAIHEFVKSLPV
- a CDS encoding hypothetical protein, conserved (encoded by transcript PVX_119700A) — its product is MRQQMRQQMKQQMKQQMKQLTGNQTDGHLANRAADRSADHESDGGGEEPPCGTDAHSCDRLQGGIPHVQACAPPTELTRVLAYASSQVIKSLHLRQHYINSKDYFMSLSLICNQLAAHRFEDRSFWNTLGERLTTLLRFEDVQKTMSVRWLALILNSFARVYVLNEPFLREASKYFRNCKEETLHTFDISQIANCFAKLNYGDATLFRHMEQQICERIDELSCQSISNICNAYSKLSLGSTTLYDHLIKAVTKNLQKFNEQEIANILNAYAKVGEKKHSHLFVNFLPHICEKIDLFKPVEMVMIANALSKCRLFSKTFFSLLGNYIWRNADRLEPSEWAILANVYASFNLRDLKFFYLIRKKVSDREHLLQHGNVAMLLHAFGKLHIRDEAFVINLVKRKKHIIGSLDSRNLTLFYVSLIKLNLSIPMEIFANLKLNISSKLHTFTDLALVSICYSSMFLSYFDMKLVSSILLLLNERRANSKSFAHQMHVTLFVLHSVYDFGEFSPKFLLCLHQLLSRAYQHIAQPNYYDINKSAIQKRISPFFPKSCLNVQAEVPVGPFVVDFLLTRRRPAARAAL
- a CDS encoding hypothetical protein, conserved (encoded by transcript PVX_119705A): MGKSFYNRSTRLWWGHCHLRIGSRLQVRLNKGVKFSHFEHIGRFIEFARNSRSLRAATLSKCLRRNFWGTNFYFTGEPKTGENPLQISKSTQNEGAYIYAVERGKITPSEWELKKLESVLGVPLRREKQRTLLRRL